From Saccharothrix espanaensis DSM 44229, the proteins below share one genomic window:
- a CDS encoding DNA polymerase III subunit gamma and tau, translating to MALALYRKYRPATFAEVVGQEHVTDPLRTALGAGRVNHAYLFSGPRGCGKTSSARILARSLNCVNGPTPDPCGECNSCIGLAPNGVGSVDVVELDAASHGGVDDARELRDKAFYAPAESRYRVFIIDEAHMVTTQGFNALLKIVEEPPEHLIFIFATTEPDKVLPTIRSRTHHYPFRLIPPSSMRALLERNCAAEGVAVEPSVFPLVIRAGGGSARDTQSVMDQLLSGAGPDGVKYERAISLLGVTDVALIDDVVDGLAARDGSAVFGTVDRLVDAGHDPRRFASDLLDRLRDLVLLHAVPDAADRGLVSAPDDVLAKMVAQREATRPATVTRWAEILHQGLTEMRGSTAPRLLLELVTARMLLPSASDTEAALLQRLEQLEKHGPPAGAVAAPANPAPASPAAPVASGSTGGGSVGGGSAGGAPESSRTFQRPSQRPSAPAEQPPQAAPTQPPAEPVQAQPAAAPSPADATPHAEPEPDTTPPSPAAPPSPAASQNQAGSQNQAGPEDQTAPEVAPEQSAEPATGGAPGADAAEIRRRWPDLCGIVRGIAGPSAGALLTSATVSDVVGTSVTVSHKSVPLARRLAEPRNVDAIASAFGQIFGGTWQVTCVHGDAAPAAARPPQQARAQRPAPTRPSQAARTPEPVDEEEMFAEAARPGDEETGERLDPEAVVLKLLAEQLGARPLKS from the coding sequence GTGGCGCTCGCCCTCTACCGCAAGTACCGGCCGGCAACCTTCGCGGAGGTGGTCGGGCAGGAGCACGTCACCGACCCGTTGCGCACGGCGCTCGGGGCGGGGCGGGTCAACCACGCGTACCTGTTCTCGGGTCCGCGCGGGTGTGGCAAGACGTCTTCGGCCCGGATCCTCGCCCGCTCGCTGAACTGCGTGAACGGGCCGACGCCCGATCCGTGCGGCGAGTGCAACTCGTGCATCGGCCTCGCGCCCAACGGCGTGGGCAGCGTCGACGTGGTGGAGCTGGACGCCGCGTCGCACGGTGGTGTGGACGACGCGCGCGAGCTGCGCGACAAGGCGTTCTACGCGCCGGCGGAGTCGCGCTACCGGGTGTTCATCATCGACGAGGCGCACATGGTCACGACGCAGGGCTTCAACGCCCTGCTCAAGATCGTGGAGGAGCCGCCGGAGCACCTGATCTTCATCTTCGCCACCACCGAGCCGGACAAGGTGCTGCCGACCATCCGGTCGCGGACCCACCACTACCCGTTCCGGCTGATCCCGCCGTCCTCGATGCGCGCGCTGCTGGAGCGCAACTGCGCGGCCGAGGGCGTCGCCGTGGAGCCCTCGGTGTTCCCGCTGGTCATCCGGGCGGGTGGTGGCTCGGCGCGGGACACCCAGTCGGTGATGGACCAGCTGCTGTCCGGTGCGGGGCCCGACGGCGTCAAGTACGAGCGGGCGATCTCGCTGCTCGGCGTGACCGACGTGGCGTTGATCGACGACGTGGTGGACGGCCTGGCCGCCCGGGACGGCTCGGCCGTGTTCGGCACGGTCGACCGGCTGGTCGACGCGGGGCACGACCCGCGCCGGTTCGCCTCCGACCTGCTCGACCGGCTGCGCGACCTGGTGCTGCTGCACGCCGTGCCGGACGCCGCCGACCGGGGACTGGTGTCCGCGCCGGACGACGTGCTGGCCAAGATGGTCGCCCAGCGCGAGGCGACCCGGCCCGCGACGGTCACCCGGTGGGCGGAGATCCTGCACCAGGGGCTGACCGAGATGCGCGGCTCGACCGCGCCCCGGCTGCTGCTGGAGCTGGTCACCGCCCGGATGCTGCTGCCCTCGGCGAGCGACACCGAGGCGGCGCTGCTGCAACGGCTCGAACAGCTGGAGAAGCACGGCCCACCCGCCGGCGCGGTCGCCGCACCCGCGAACCCCGCTCCGGCGAGCCCTGCCGCTCCGGTCGCCAGTGGATCGACGGGCGGCGGCTCGGTGGGCGGCGGATCGGCGGGCGGTGCGCCGGAGAGCAGCCGGACCTTCCAACGCCCCTCGCAGCGCCCTTCCGCACCCGCCGAGCAGCCCCCCCAGGCCGCACCGACCCAACCGCCGGCCGAACCCGTCCAGGCCCAGCCGGCCGCCGCGCCGAGCCCGGCCGACGCGACCCCGCACGCCGAGCCCGAACCCGACACGACCCCACCAAGCCCGGCCGCCCCACCAAGCCCGGCCGCCTCGCAGAACCAGGCCGGATCGCAGAACCAGGCCGGACCGGAGGACCAGACAGCGCCCGAGGTCGCGCCGGAGCAGAGCGCCGAGCCCGCCACCGGCGGTGCGCCGGGCGCGGACGCGGCGGAGATCCGGCGGCGGTGGCCCGACCTGTGCGGGATCGTGCGCGGGATCGCCGGTCCCAGCGCCGGCGCGCTGCTCACCAGCGCCACGGTCAGCGACGTGGTCGGCACGTCGGTCACGGTCAGCCACAAGTCGGTCCCGCTGGCCCGCCGGCTCGCCGAGCCGCGCAACGTCGACGCCATCGCGTCGGCGTTCGGCCAGATCTTCGGCGGCACCTGGCAGGTCACCTGCGTGCACGGCGACGCGGCACCGGCCGCCGCCCGCCCGCCGCAGCAGGCCCGCGCGCAGCGGCCCGCGCCGACCCGGCCCAGCCAGGCGGCGCGCACGCCGGAACCGGTCGACGAGGAGGAGATGTTCGCCGAGGCCGCCCGGCCGGGCGACGAGGAGACCGGCGAGCGCCTGGACCCCGAGGCCGTGGTGCTCAAGCTGCTCGCCGAGCAGCTGGGTGCTCGGCCGCTGAAGAGCTGA
- a CDS encoding YbaB/EbfC family nucleoid-associated protein: MQQILQQAQKMQQQLAVAQQELADAEVTGTAGGGLVTAVVSGNGELKSLDIDPKAVDPDDVETLSDLVVAAVRDANRAAQELAAQKMGPLASGMGGLDDMGGLGGLFG; the protein is encoded by the coding sequence ATGCAGCAGATCCTCCAGCAGGCGCAGAAGATGCAGCAGCAACTCGCCGTCGCCCAGCAGGAGCTGGCCGACGCCGAGGTGACCGGTACGGCGGGCGGCGGCCTGGTGACCGCCGTGGTGTCCGGCAACGGCGAGCTCAAGAGCCTCGACATCGACCCGAAGGCGGTCGACCCGGACGACGTCGAGACGCTGTCCGACCTGGTCGTCGCGGCCGTGCGGGACGCCAACCGGGCCGCGCAGGAGCTGGCGGCGCAGAAGATGGGCCCGCTCGCGTCCGGCATGGGCGGCTTGGACGACA
- a CDS encoding endonuclease/exonuclease/phosphatase family protein, with protein sequence MDHHEATQNPTARGGTNYLGYDQPNSGRIKVKAGSATPQTSNVGDVWRGATVGNVEYTNFGGYTLATKSVGTYASGGITPEKTDAARSHELSVVTYNVENLAATNDQAKFDRLAAAVVQNLASPDVVVLEEIQDNNGATDDGTVAADATFTKFVDAIVAAGGPRYQWRQIDPQNKTDGGEPGGNIRVAFLFNPARVSFVDRAGGDATTPVSVVKQHGRAALSASPGRIDPANPAWNSSRKPLAGEFKFRGRTVFVVANHFNSKGGDQSLHGRYQEPVRSSEVQRAAQATALRAFVDQVKSVDKGSNVVLAGDINDFQFSPAIATLTAGDSVVDLISTLPAAERYSYVFDGNSQTLDHILISSNIKRYRYDVVHINAEFADQASDHDPQIVKLRPSTGNAQVDQLVFLLEDLLEHLPRP encoded by the coding sequence GTGGATCACCACGAAGCCACCCAGAACCCGACCGCGCGCGGCGGCACCAACTACCTCGGCTACGACCAGCCCAACAGCGGCCGGATCAAGGTCAAGGCCGGTAGCGCCACGCCGCAGACCAGCAACGTGGGCGACGTGTGGCGCGGCGCGACCGTGGGCAACGTCGAGTACACGAACTTCGGCGGCTACACGCTGGCCACGAAGTCCGTGGGCACCTACGCGTCCGGTGGCATCACGCCGGAGAAGACGGACGCGGCGCGCTCTCACGAGCTGTCCGTCGTCACGTACAACGTGGAGAACCTGGCCGCGACCAACGACCAGGCCAAGTTCGACCGCCTGGCCGCGGCCGTGGTGCAGAACCTGGCGTCACCGGACGTCGTGGTGCTGGAGGAGATCCAGGACAACAACGGCGCGACCGACGACGGCACGGTGGCCGCCGATGCGACGTTCACGAAGTTCGTGGACGCGATCGTGGCCGCGGGCGGCCCGCGCTACCAGTGGCGGCAGATCGACCCGCAGAACAAGACCGACGGCGGCGAGCCGGGCGGCAACATCCGGGTGGCGTTCCTGTTCAACCCGGCGCGGGTGTCCTTCGTGGACCGCGCCGGCGGCGACGCGACGACCCCGGTGTCCGTGGTGAAGCAGCACGGCCGCGCGGCGCTGTCCGCGTCGCCGGGCCGCATCGACCCCGCGAACCCCGCGTGGAACAGCAGCCGCAAGCCGCTGGCGGGCGAGTTCAAGTTCCGCGGTCGCACGGTGTTCGTGGTGGCGAACCACTTCAACTCGAAGGGCGGCGACCAGTCGCTGCACGGTCGTTACCAGGAGCCGGTGCGGTCGTCGGAGGTGCAGCGGGCGGCACAGGCCACCGCGTTGCGCGCGTTCGTGGACCAGGTGAAGTCGGTCGACAAGGGCTCGAACGTCGTCCTCGCGGGTGACATCAACGACTTCCAGTTCTCGCCGGCGATCGCCACGCTCACCGCGGGCGATTCGGTCGTGGACCTGATCTCGACGCTGCCGGCCGCGGAGCGCTACAGCTACGTGTTCGACGGCAACTCGCAGACGCTGGACCACATCCTGATCAGCTCGAACATCAAGCGGTACCGCTACGACGTGGTGCACATCAACGCGGAGTTCGCCGACCAGGCCAGCGACCACGACCCGCAGATCGTGAAGCTGCGCCCGAGCACGGGCAACGCGCAGGTCGACCAGTTGGTCTTCCTGCTGGAGGACCTGCTGGAGCACCTGCCCCGGCCGTGA
- a CDS encoding helix-turn-helix domain-containing protein — protein MTRLSIDRARLTHLRVTSRRTVTELAAEIGCTKGALSGIERGHRAPSPALLGKLADALDVTPDDLLLRECR, from the coding sequence ATGACAAGGTTATCGATCGATCGAGCCCGGCTGACCCACCTGCGGGTGACGTCACGACGGACCGTGACCGAGCTGGCCGCCGAGATCGGCTGCACCAAAGGCGCGCTGTCCGGGATCGAGCGCGGCCACCGCGCGCCCAGCCCCGCCCTGCTCGGCAAGCTCGCCGACGCCCTCGACGTCACCCCGGACGACCTGCTGCTCCGGGAGTGCCGGTGA
- a CDS encoding helix-turn-helix domain-containing protein, whose translation MTQSEDGADRLPDWPLGPYLRQARRVAGLSVAEVARLAEVSHAKVRQLERGYAVRDGAHYAVGTTKTTVERVARAVGADVAEALRLVGIVADDPSAPGRRARPLDLSAVSDEDLLTEIARRFGARHRD comes from the coding sequence ATGACCCAGTCGGAGGACGGCGCGGACCGACTGCCGGACTGGCCGCTGGGTCCGTACTTGCGGCAGGCGCGCCGGGTGGCCGGCCTGTCGGTGGCCGAGGTCGCCCGACTGGCGGAAGTCAGTCACGCGAAGGTGCGGCAGCTCGAACGCGGCTACGCCGTCCGCGACGGCGCCCACTACGCCGTCGGCACCACCAAAACCACAGTTGAACGGGTCGCGCGCGCCGTGGGGGCGGACGTCGCGGAAGCCCTCCGACTGGTCGGGATCGTCGCCGACGACCCGAGCGCGCCCGGCCGCCGGGCGCGACCATTGGACCTGTCCGCGGTGTCCGACGAGGACCTGCTGACCGAGATCGCGCGCCGGTTCGGCGCACGGCACCGGGACTGA